GAATGCTCTCTCCATCACTAATCTAATGGAATGGTGGCAAAGTTGAAATGTGAATATATGACTTTCTGTTTTATATTTTTTAGATTATAATGATCTTGCAATTCCTATCCTCTTGTGCAGGGAGACATACGATGTTTAAAAAGCTAAGATTGCAGCATAAACTCTTTCTTATCATTATGGTTGTCTTTCTAGCTCTACTTCTCTCCTTTATGCTTTATCTAAACTCATATTTAAGATCTACTCTATTGAACACCGAGCTCGCTGGACTAATTCCAACCACACAGAAGGTCTCAGACCAAGTGGACACGTTATATAAACAAATCGATTATGCTGCTCTAGGATTCACTTCAAACCAAGAGAATCTTGAAGTGATGGTTAATTTAAGCAGCAACAACTCAAAGCTAATCGATGACAGTTATGTCGCATTTTCCAAAATGGCACATAACCTCAACGCCATCTACAATGTTGTAAGCGATTTATATAAGGTTGTTGTCTTTATTCCGGAGAAAAACATTTTCTATTCGTATTTTCGTAGCGAAAATCTTGTGAAGACACTGCCAGAAATTTATTCGAATACAAGTCAATCTAGTAAGCTTTTTAGAACAGATCAACTCTTTACAGCATTCGAACCACACCCCGATATATGGTCAACCTCACCTGAAAATGTCATATCGATCGTTCGAAAGTTTAGGACAGCTTATAATACAGATTTTGGTATGGTTGAAATCCAACTCCCTTACAAGTCATTACAGAAGATTACAACTGTAGACAAGCAAACTTCCGATAAGCAAGTACTGATCTTTAATGAATCAGGCACTTTAATCTATCCACTGCAATATGAATCGAACAAAAAAAACTCGAAAATGATTCAGCAATTGTCTCAACGTATTGCACAAAACACACTTGGTAATGGCTCCATTAAACTAAATAATGAATCTAATTTAATTAGTGCACATACCTCTGACTATTTGCATTGGACAACGGTCATTGTCGACAATGGGGATCTATTACAGCAAAATTTAGAACATTATCGTAAACGTCTTTTGCTCGTTGGTCTCATCATTCTTATCACCGTACTATTGATTTATTATGTGGCCATTCGAAAGCTGATGTCCCCATTGCTTATGTTGACGAAGTCAATTCGTTCCGTGAATATGAACAATTTAACGTTCAATACTCCAATGGATGACTCGCATGGTTTTGATGAGGTCATGATTTTGCATCGCTCCTTCGAACTTATGCTTGAACGGTTGCGTTCCTCCATTAATACCGAATACGAATCTAGAATTCGAAACATTGAGGCCAACTACTCTGCACTTCAAGCACAGATTAATCCGCATTTTCTATATAACACCTTGAATGTTATTGCTATTCATTGTGAAGAAACAGACTCCTTAGTCGCTGCTGACATGTGTTATCGCCTCTCCGAAATGATGCGGTATAGCGGTTCTTCATCAAGCACTATAGTTCGTCTAGCGGATGAATTGAAGTATTGCGATTACTATTTAGAGTTATTGAAGCTACACTATGATGAAAGTTTATTCAATGAGATTCATATTCCGGATGAAATGTTAGATCTTCGATTACCGAAATTATCCCTACAGCCGTTTGTTGAAAATGCTGTAAATCACGGTTTCGATAAAAAGCTTCCACCCTGGAACATACGAATCGTTGGACATTACGAGCACGCTACTTCCTGGAGCATCTGCATTGATGATAATGGGAACGGCATTGACCAAGACAAGTTAGAAGAATTACGTGGCAAAATTGCACTTTACAAAGATAATTTCATAGAAGGTAAACTATTAGCAAACCTTCAGGTTTCCGGAATGGGAACATTGAATACCTATGCGAGGTTATTAACGCAATTCGGGGAATCATTTTATTTCGATATTTCGAATGGCGAGCAACAAGGGTATCGCATTGAATTTGGTGTACAACCTAGTTTGAGCGAAGGAGCTGTTACTGCATGATTAACGTAGTGGTTGTAGAGGACAAGCATCCGATTCTGCGGAATTTGGTACGTAAAATTGAGAACTATAGTGAAAAGCTGCAAGTTATTGGTGAAGCAACCGATGGGCTTTCTGCACTTAACATGTGTCTGCAGCTTAAGCCCAATATTGTATTTACTGATATTCGCATGCCGGGAATTGATGGTCTGGAATTTATTAAGACACTTAAGCAGCAATGCCCTGATATCATTTTCGTCATTATTAGCGGATATGATGACTTTCAGAATGCTCGTGAGGCGCTACGTCTAGGCGTAAAGGAGTTTCTCTTAAAACCTGTTTCACAGCAGTCTATGGATGCAACATTAAAGAATGTTATGGAGCTTGCTGAAGAAACATTCGGAGCCAAAGAAGAGCAGCTTATCTACAATGTATTGCGTGGTCGTCAGCTTCAAGCGGATGCGCTGAAGGCGATGTCCTTAAACCATTCATTTTTTGTCATGATCATCTGTGCAGGCTCCATCTCGAAGTTTACTTTGGATCTGAGTCATCCCTATCACGATATTTGGTTCCGATTTGACATGATGAACTTCTTGACAATTCACGAGAATATGCACCGCGAGGACACTTGGATCTTCGAAGGTGATGCGATGAATGAGGTAGTTATCGTATGTAGAATGGAACGGAATCAGGATTTTTCGAGCGAGAGGTTATTCCACTCTCTTCAAGAGGCACTAGCTCCTTATCATCTACATACATTCACCTGTGCGATTAGCAATCGTGCTGATTCTTTAGCGAATTTAAAGCTGGAATATCAGTTGACCCGAATGATTCTGAGTCATCATGCTGAATTTGGTTCTTCCAAGCTAATTATGGTTAACAATTATTCACTCAATGATGCCTCACAGGTCGACCCAGAGAAATTTTGCGAGAAACAGAAGCTGATCTCATACATTAAAAATAATAATAAAGAAGCTTTCCAACAAGAAATATGGAATACATTAGAAAAGTGGAAACAGGCAGCATGCACGCAGGCGAATATCGATATTTGCTTAACCCATATGGTTCAATGGGCGTATCAAGCGTATCACCACCAGGGCACAGTTAGCCATGAGATACAATTAGAACTCAATGAGATCATATCGATCTCCAAAAATTATTCTTCACTCTATCGAAATGTTATGTTTCTATTCGAGCGTTTCTTTTATGTGAGCACAGCACAAGAGGATGAATCTCAGACCATTAAACATGCGATTGAAAAGATCGATCAATATTTCCAAGATCATTTAGCGGAAGAGCTGGCCATTGCAGATATCGCCGACATGGTAAAATTCAACTCCTCTTTCCTTAGTCGAGAGTTCAAAAAGATCAAAGGTATCTCTCCTATAGAATACTTAACGAAGCTGCGTATTGAAAAAGCCAAGCAATTGATTCTCGAGCCTTCAAATCATAAGTTTAAGGATATCGGGACGATGGTCGGTTATAGTAATCCATACTATTTCAGCAAAGTATTTAAAGTGATTACTGGCATGACGCCATCGTTATTCAAGCAAGAAATGTCTAAGACATCCTCTTAAAATGTTCTTCCATACAAAAGCTGCATACAGATTCGATCTGCATGCAGCTTTTAAGTTCGCCCACTATTCTTTTCGAAGATCGATAACTAGCTCCGAAGTCGCCCTAATATGCTGCTCCGACATCCCTTGCGTGATGATACTTCGTGGAACAAGTTGATCTTGAAGTTGATTATCATGAATGGAAACCTCACTACACGCCATGAAGAACATGAGCGTTTCGTTGTTATCCTTCTCATTTTCCAGCTCCATGCCGCCTTCTAAACGGAACACATTTTGGGGTTGAAGGTTTTTACCACGTGAAATTTCATTATGCTGAAAATCTATCCCTGTGCTACTCTTCGCATAAAGAAGTAGACCCTCAGTGAGCTGAAAATAGTTATGCTCTATACGGATATTCTGATGAACAGGCTGTTCCACTTGAATATCCTTATTTTCCGGGATGATATAGATAAATGGATGCTCTTTTCCACCGCATTCAATAAAGCGATTCCTGCGTATGGTCACCTGCTCAGCTCTTCCCGATTCAAACCAGCTGCTTGCATCATCTGCAATCAGAATACTGCTCATACCCGTCCTAGTAAATACATTATCTTCAATTAAGATATCCCCCGAGCTCGTCACTAAGATGCCACGCGTGGGTAAACGAGAGAATCGATTGTTACGGATCTGCACGTTCGGATTCCACGTCACATTCTCAATCACATCCCCTTCAACCCAGTGTTCCTCTATAGGGCCCTCAAGATGAAGGATTAATCTGCGCGGATCTAAGATCTGAACAGATTTCACCGTATTGCGTCCGAAAGGAAGCAATGTCGTCTCGCGAATGAATTGAATCTGATCCCCTACTTGGAAGGCCTCGAGTCCAAAGGTCTGCTGATGCATAAATTGAACAAGCAATTGATTAGGTGTAAGTACTTCCATGATGCGTACATGGGTGCCGTGAACATTAATGGCATCATCATGCGCGCCCATAAATGAACTATCCTCAATCGTAATTAACCCACGACAACCCGAGAATTGCATTAAGTCGGCAAAAGATGCTGCCGTCCGTTGCGTCTCCGCACGAGGTTGAAAATTCATTTGCCGAAAGTATAGATCTTCACTGAACTGACTCACGATGCCCAAGCCATGCATGTAATGCATATGGACATTATGCCAATGGATACGCTGGCTTCGGTGTATAAACGCGCCCACCTGATCTCGAAGTCCATCACGCACTTGCAGGGTATGCCCTTCAATAATTGCTGGTATATCCGTGAAGTACATTCTCAATTGATGTGGTGCGATTTCTTCTACATCGATTGCCGCCTCACATACATTCATAATTCGCCATACCGTGTCTGAAACGGGATCATATTCCTGCATATACCCCTGATGGAAACGCCAACCTTCTCCAAGCCAATACACTTTGCCTTCAATGATTTCATATTTCGCTTCCGTTTGCACTTGAACATCCACTTCGTTCGATCCTACTCGGGTAATCGTCATTTCGGCAATAGTAGGCTGATCATAGTCAAGATGAAAATTCCGAATCATTATATCCTGGCAAGATTCTAACGCAATCATAGTCTGTTTACCATGAAACACAAGAAGTGATCCATTCCCTTCCAGCGTCACCTGCTGAAGACGGTCCAAATATAAAGCTATCGTTTTATTCCGTGTAGAAACTTCAGCCTCACTAGCCGTATTGGAAATATGGTAGGGGATACGCAGAGCTTGGTCTGGAAATAAGTCATATCTTCCCTCAGGAAAATCTAAAATTACAGGTCCTTGTACACGTGCTGCGGCTTGTAATGCGAACCTTATTGCAACACTCGCATCCGCGCCTGTGTTTGGCATAATACCAAAATCCGTAACTGAAATCGTAAACGGTCTGCAAGCTGTATGATCTATACCTGTTGGCATATGAGAACATGACATCCTTTCTTATAGAACATTATGGGTCTACTCTACTATTAGTGTAGGATCCCCGTTCTAGGATTGAAATGTTCAAATTTTGCTTTATGGTTTATATATTTTTGACATTGGTTGAATGGTATCCAAAAATTAGCAATCATTCTATAATGATTTCATAAATGAAGTCGTCGAGCACCAGCCCGTATACCTATCGAATTTAAAAGTGCTTCTGAAGTTAAGAATGACAAATTCATTGATCGTTAACACGGCAGGATAAATAGATCAAAAGAAACACCAAAGAAACGGCATTTCTGCCGTTTCTTTGGTGTTTGGATGGCAGGGCTCAGAGCCTGTTTTACTCCAATCCATGTTCCTTACGGATGTTATACATACCTTGTACAAGCAGCTCGGAAGGATCCCGATTCAATTGCAAGTGGGTTAACAATAAATGCAGTGGGAACGCGCACACGTTATTCCCATCGGTTATTGCTGGAAATCCAGCCTCGAAGACCGGACCGAGTTTTTCGTTCCAAGCTAGGCCGACATGTACATCCTCTGGCGCAAATTCTTCAGTGATTTCTTTAATACATTGTGGAACTAGCACATTGTCTATGATTGCTTTAGCTTCTTCTTCACTTGAAGGCGGTTTTGGAAGCGTTTTGCCTCCCTCAATCTTCATCAGATCAACGAAGAATGAGGCCATCCATGCTGCAGGATCCTTACCCGATTGGAATCTTGCAATCAACTCACGCAGAAAAAAGCCACAAGAATATACATGATCTAGCTCACTCTTTACGTGAAAAACAAAAACCGGGCCATAGGCCTCCATATTTAACACTTGTCCTTCAACGTCTTGAAAGTGCACTCTCAAAGCTACGAGACCGTTATGATGAACAGCCATCACTAGCTTATTCATATCCTCCTCAGACATTTCTGGATCATTGGTTATTTCCTCGTTCTCGTTAATTATTTCCTCGTTCTCATTTGTTATCTCATTAGTCATTTTAAATTCCCTCCCGTTCCTATCATACCACCTAGTGAATTGAACTGACACTTTAATAATAGACAAATTCCTACCATTTGAGGAGACCATAAATAAACGGCATCTCTGCCGTTTATTTATGGGTGAACTTTCAGTTAAGTCAAATCCTTTAATTTCTTTACTATTGTAGTGGTTAATTGTTTGATATCCGCAGGATCTAACTTGTAAGCTGAAGTAGCTTTCCGTGTCGGTTTAGGATTTGTCGATATTAAGTCAGCGATATACAGATCTATAAATACAACGGGATCAGCACCAGTTCTTTTTCTGAGTTCGCTTGGTACTTTCGTGTTGGGTCCGTCCGCTCCGCCGCTGATTGAGATGAAACCATACTTGTTCGGATTTGTTTTCAAATGCTTTAAATAGGGGCGGAGTGGTGTGGCCACTTGCCCCATCCAGATCGGCCCAAAAAAGAGGAGTAAATCATACTTCACTAATACATTTGGTGATGGCTGTACCAACGGTATCCTGCTGAAAATCATATCCATTGTAATGGTACTCAATGTTCGAGGCTTGGATTCAGAAATCTGAAAATATTCAGACGAAAGTTCTTTAGCCACACTGCCAGCTAATGCATCATTGTTGCCTGTGAATGAATACGATATGACTGCAATGTTCATCTTAGCCCTCCTGAAACGAATTATTTCGTCTTTGCCTGCTCCAGTGCATTTTCCAATGCCTTAAGATGTGCTTTAGAGGTGAGCGTTGCACCACTAATAACGTCTACCTGAAGGGATTGTGATTCAATCACATGTCTAAACAAATCACCAATGCTTATCCCACCCTTCAGTTTCAGTGAATTTCCATTTTTATCCAAAGCACCTTTAAGTATTTTAATATCTAAAATTTGACCCTCAGATATTGTTGCCCGAACCTTGGTATCTCTGAAATGATCCTTTGTGCCGATATATTCTCCCACATAGGTTCCATCACGCAGCTTTTGGAAATCAATGACGTCGATAGTAAGCTTCTGAACTTCACGCCTCCCTGGAGCGCTTAAGAGAATCCCTCCCCATACGATGACTACAATCACGCCTAAAATGATCAGTATAACCATCCATAATGAGATCTTCCTTTTACTTCTTGCAACATTCATTCGCATGCCCCTCTCCTCAATTTTGAATGAATATTTTTGTATTCATTCATTTCAAGAGATAAAAAAACTGCCTCAATAGTTCTATTAGTGGCAGTCTGTCAGACCCTTCATGATTAGTTCCATCATATTGTCCAGCAGTTGTGGAAAGAACTCCAGTCCAATTTCTTCCTTGTGAGTGTCAACATTGATCATGGCAGCGAACATCATCATAATCATTTTACTATCCATATCGCTTCGCATTTTGCCTTCGGTTTGCCATTGCTGCACAATTTCATGGAAGCTATCATATAAGAAATCGGTCACCTGAATGCCCGTTTCTTCTCGATAAAGCTGTTCGATTTTCCCAAATACACTTTTGTTATACCATTCCTTTAGAATGGGGTTGGATATTATGCCTTCCACATTGAGTGCCATCATCTGCCGAACTACTACCAATGGGCTTTGGGTCATGTCGAGGGATTGCATACAGTTTTTTTTGAGCTTCGCATTTTCTTCAAGAAAGATATCCATAAAAAGCTTTTCCTTAGAAGGATAATAGTTGTAAAAGGTCCCTATGGCTATTCCTGCTTTTTTTGTAATGTCCGAGACATTCGTATCCTTAAAGCCTTTATTGCTAAACAGCTCTTTCCCACAATCGTAAATCTTTGTTTTTTTATCTTCCACTTTCCGCATCTCCATGAATGAATAATTATTTTTTCATTCATATCATAATGTCAAAAGCTGGATGTGTCAATGCAAACCTTATTTGTTATCTTTTCGTTCATTAAGCGACAATAAAATAGAGAAAAAAACGGCATCTCTGCCGTTTCCCGATAGTTACAGAAGCTCAATTTTTATTAGATCCTCTTAATCTGTCAGGTGCAGGTTCCCGAATGCATTAACATCCTTCGAAGTGCCAATGCCACTGTTGTATTCCAGCCAGCCTCTACGCCCCTCGCCGTCATTATCATTAACCAACAGCGAAAATTTGAGCTTCATTCCTTGCTTCACCTGTGTAATGTCGAAGATCAGCTCACGCCATGGTATGGCTAATTCGTAGCTGGTGGTTGAATCTGAACGACCTACCGTATATTTTAGATCTATAGCATCATTTATTATAAATTATGTATTTCGATAAATCTCAAAGCCATCCGTTTCAGTTCAAGATAGCGTATAATTACGAAGAACTAGCTTGTTGAGAAATATAAGAAATATATATAGGAGGACATTATAATTATGAAATTGAGCATGAATTGGGTAACGCTCAGGGTACGCGACCTGGAGGCTTCCCTTGATTTTTATAACAGGATTCTGGGGCTTCCCATTGACCGAAGATTTGAGAGTAGAGGAAAACAGATTGTTATGTTAGGTACGGTGGGCCAGCCCAAAATTGAGCTTATCCAGGGAAGCGACCCGGCTCTGAAGCCGGAATGCGGCGTTTCCTTTGGTTTCGAAGTGGCCTCTCTCGATGAGGCTATAGAGTATTTGAACAGCCAAGGCATCCCAGTAGCGCGCGGACCGATCACTCCAAATCCCCACCTGCGATTCTTTTATATACTGGACCCGGATGGCTTCGAGGTACAGTTAGCAGAGCATAGCTAGGCAAAAAAAAGGAAGTGTCCCAAAAGCCATAAAATGGCTGCTGTGACACTCCTTTTTTTCGATCATGATGTTTGTTGAAACTCGCTGCTCACCTAATCATAGAAAGCCTGCAAATGTGCAGCTTTTTGAACAGAAAACCTCTTTTAAAGTCCGAATACTGCAAATGTGCAGGCATTTCCATGCTTATCAGTTGAATACTACTTCAGGGAGAAAAAATAACTGCTGATTAGCAGGAATCAGTGCTTAAGCGACCTTTCTAACCTAGAAAAATACACTTTTGCAGGTTTTTTCGCCATGTCGAGTATTTGACTCATTCAGTTATCTTACGGGCTACCAGCGCCAAGTCTGTCAAATCAATCACACCATCTTTATTGACATCGGCACGTTTGGCCTGAGTCCAATCTGGACTGCTGGCATCTTTGCCATAATTAGCAGCGACAATCGCCAAGTCACCGATGGACACTTTGCCATCTTTGTTGATGTCACCAGTAATACCTGGCTCCGGCTCCTCTGCAGTTATCCTGATCTTATGGCTCGACGTAACAGTTTCGCTCTCCTTGCCCTCAGCATCTGCTACGATCACTTTTTCAATCTGAATAGTACTCTCTGTAGCTTCCGCTACTGTCTTAGTCCCGAAATCCAAGGATAGCAGCTGCACATTACCAGTCACAGCGTTGCCCGCACCTTCGCTAACCACGAGCAGTCGCAGTTTTCCTGGAGTGCTATTAGCAGTTTCAAGCACCTGAATTCCATTTCGCAAGGAAGTAGCCGCTTTGAATTCCAACAGCTTAGGATCATAGTTCATGGTTACATCCATCGCATATACAGCGTCTGATACACTCTTCACCCCAAACGCCAATTGAAAATCTCTACCTCCAGCTACAGTGTCTACCCCAGACAGAACAGAACTCATCTTATCTGATGGATCCACCTCACCATTCCCGTCTTTTTTCACTGTGATGATTTCGTGGATTTTGGGTTTTGCCGAACCCTCCCACTGGACCTTCACTTCAAACACATTACTATACTTGGAGGTATCAAATGTATTATAGGATCGAGACAGGTTGCCTACCTTATGCCATCCACTCGCATCTCTCATGGACACTACAGCATTTGAAATATCCGATGGATTCTGCAAAATAATAACTTCTTTTACCTTCGTGTCCTTCGACAACTTGTAATTTAAGGAACCCGCATTTCCAGCACCCGGCATATAGAAGGTGGATAGCTTTTGGTCAACGGACAGAGACGCCTCACTTCCTATATTCCCTGCAGGTTCAGCCTGAATAGCCGGATTGGCAGTTCCCGGTCTTTCAATCCCTTCATTGATCAAAATCTCATTGAGCGCGAGCCAAGCATCATGAGTCTCTGTTGAAATCAATCTTACATATCGGGCTGGCTTGCCGCCGTCAACTTGAACTCGCTTATAACGGTATGGCACCTCGTGCTCTGGGAAATTCAAACTCCGATCGCTCGGCTTACTAAACGTATGGATCGTATCCCATGTCTGTCCGTCTAGCGACAGCTGGAGATCTCCTTGACGGAAAAAATCTCCTTCTCCGTCACCAATAACGACCGCTACATTCTGGACATTTACCACCCCGCCCATGTCAATCTGTACGTATTTCCCTTTCGATTGAACCGCGCCGAACCAAACCTTGTTCTCTAATGAAGCATTGTATACATTATTGATTGAACCTTGATAAATACTTCCGTAATTATGAGTAATCACTGCCGGCGAGAATTTGTTCAGCTTGATCTCGAGGTTTGTCAGATCTAAAGTGATGTCCTCATTCCCCTTGTTCGTGATCCGGAAATAAGCTGCACTAGCAAACGGCCCATTTCCCTCGCTAACTTGTTCCCATTCAACACCGTTCTTTGAGGATTCCAACTGGACTTCTCCGTTAGAAGCTTCTAACGCCACTTGCGTGATCTCTTCAATGGATTTCAAGTTAATGCCTACATACTGGGATGGCTTTAACGTGATCCCGTTCAGGTTCGATAATTGGACAGAGTTATCAGCTACAGTAACAGTAGTATCCTTCAGCTCTGTCACATCGCTGTAAATCGAAACCTTATCTTTACCTGCATTTACGGAAAACTCACGAACTGCTGTCCATAAATCAGTCTTTCCTCCAGGGATTCCTGCATGTGTTAAGCGATATCGAACCATTTGAGCATCTACACTAAGCCCAGAAGCTAAAATTTTAGTCCCGGAACGCTCTTCTCCGATCGCAGTCCATTCTTGACCGTTCAAGGAATACTCGAGAATCCCCCTTTGGAAAATATCGTGATCCGCGTCATTTCTACCTTGTGTAATCGCTATTTCTTCCACTTTAATGGTCTTGCCGAAATCGACGCCATACCAATCCCCATTCTTTTGAAGGGTTTGAATATAGACGTTCGTTGATAAATCTCCATCTACCATCAGGTTTAGTCCTGAAGGAGAACCATAAGAGCTTACAGCTAGAGGTTTAACATATTCAGGGTCCACCCGTGTATAAATCTGAGCGTCTAATTTATTGATCAGCTGCTCAGCGAAAGGAACTAACCGCTTTGCCCCTGCCTCAACCGTCACATCTGGAAAATTAAGTTTCGTGATTTTGAATGTTTTGGATAAGCTTAAAGCGCTTGTTGCTTTAGCAAGCTCCTCCCATGCCTGATCTACATGTTCTTTCTGGATCGCTATCGCAGAGAGAACTGCCGATTTATCGGCAAGAACAACATTTTGCAAGCTATTCAGCCATGGATCAATTTCCTCTTCCATACTTTCATTCGTGTTGTTAGCTCTAAACGACGCGATTGCGTTCAATAAAAGATCAAACTCATGAATCAATGTATCTCCAGTCGCTTCTACTGGCTGACCACTTGAGTATTGACTTAAGAATTGCGCTAGGTCAGCTTTGATATTTTCCGATTCGCCTACTACAAGTCCATGGCCACTTGGCGAAGGATCACTCATATGATATGCAATTGTATTAAGCTCATTAGCGACTTCAGGTACAATGTGTTTAAATGAGTCCAGCCAGCTCTGATCCTGATTAAATTCATCCACATTCCAACTGTAATCTGCTACCGCGAACAAGCCTATCTTCGACAGTTCCGCATGACCCATCGGGTTTGATACAAGGCCAGAAATATTGTGCGTACCCGGAATCAGTACATCAGCTTTACCGAGCAAAAGTCTTGCATCTTTGTAGTCATTCACCGGCCAGTTTAACCACATGTATGGATCTCTTCCATGAGCATCTTTAGGCCACTGCATATCTGCCGCATTTACCGGAGCAACGACACCGTTCCCGGTCCACATAATATCTACATTCTCTGGTACATTTCTTAAAGCTTCCAGATAAGGTCTGCCAGTCGTTCCAGTCCAGCCTTTATTGTAGTAAGGAGGACAATAGATCAACGACTTAACATCTTTCTTGGACGTTACCCAATTCGCGACATCTGTAATAAGCCTCACATGTTTGTCCTTATCCACTAACGATTGTGAAGTGCTGATGTCATCCATGAATAATCCAAATTGACGGACGCCTACACTATACAATTGATCAAGCTTAGCAAGTAAGGTTTGGAGCTCTGCATCATAATTATTCCAATTAATCATACTGAACCCGGGGTGTATCGCCCATACAAACTGGGTCTTGGATTCATGACCGACATCAACCAGTTCTTTGATCTTGGCAAGCTCAGCCGCAGGATACGGTGTTCTCCATGCCGAGTTA
This window of the Paenibacillus sp. FSL R10-2734 genome carries:
- a CDS encoding right-handed parallel beta-helix repeat-containing protein, giving the protein MPTGIDHTACRPFTISVTDFGIMPNTGADASVAIRFALQAAARVQGPVILDFPEGRYDLFPDQALRIPYHISNTASEAEVSTRNKTIALYLDRLQQVTLEGNGSLLVFHGKQTMIALESCQDIMIRNFHLDYDQPTIAEMTITRVGSNEVDVQVQTEAKYEIIEGKVYWLGEGWRFHQGYMQEYDPVSDTVWRIMNVCEAAIDVEEIAPHQLRMYFTDIPAIIEGHTLQVRDGLRDQVGAFIHRSQRIHWHNVHMHYMHGLGIVSQFSEDLYFRQMNFQPRAETQRTAASFADLMQFSGCRGLITIEDSSFMGAHDDAINVHGTHVRIMEVLTPNQLLVQFMHQQTFGLEAFQVGDQIQFIRETTLLPFGRNTVKSVQILDPRRLILHLEGPIEEHWVEGDVIENVTWNPNVQIRNNRFSRLPTRGILVTSSGDILIEDNVFTRTGMSSILIADDASSWFESGRAEQVTIRRNRFIECGGKEHPFIYIIPENKDIQVEQPVHQNIRIEHNYFQLTEGLLLYAKSSTGIDFQHNEISRGKNLQPQNVFRLEGGMELENEKDNNETLMFFMACSEVSIHDNQLQDQLVPRSIITQGMSEQHIRATSELVIDLRKE
- a CDS encoding sugar-binding protein — translated: MINDAIDLKYTVGRSDSTTSYELAIPWRELIFDITQVKQGMKLKFSLLVNDNDGEGRRGWLEYNSGIGTSKDVNAFGNLHLTD
- a CDS encoding response regulator, which encodes MINVVVVEDKHPILRNLVRKIENYSEKLQVIGEATDGLSALNMCLQLKPNIVFTDIRMPGIDGLEFIKTLKQQCPDIIFVIISGYDDFQNAREALRLGVKEFLLKPVSQQSMDATLKNVMELAEETFGAKEEQLIYNVLRGRQLQADALKAMSLNHSFFVMIICAGSISKFTLDLSHPYHDIWFRFDMMNFLTIHENMHREDTWIFEGDAMNEVVIVCRMERNQDFSSERLFHSLQEALAPYHLHTFTCAISNRADSLANLKLEYQLTRMILSHHAEFGSSKLIMVNNYSLNDASQVDPEKFCEKQKLISYIKNNNKEAFQQEIWNTLEKWKQAACTQANIDICLTHMVQWAYQAYHHQGTVSHEIQLELNEIISISKNYSSLYRNVMFLFERFFYVSTAQEDESQTIKHAIEKIDQYFQDHLAEELAIADIADMVKFNSSFLSREFKKIKGISPIEYLTKLRIEKAKQLILEPSNHKFKDIGTMVGYSNPYYFSKVFKVITGMTPSLFKQEMSKTSS
- a CDS encoding TetR/AcrR family transcriptional regulator, with product MEDKKTKIYDCGKELFSNKGFKDTNVSDITKKAGIAIGTFYNYYPSKEKLFMDIFLEENAKLKKNCMQSLDMTQSPLVVVRQMMALNVEGIISNPILKEWYNKSVFGKIEQLYREETGIQVTDFLYDSFHEIVQQWQTEGKMRSDMDSKMIMMMFAAMINVDTHKEEIGLEFFPQLLDNMMELIMKGLTDCH
- a CDS encoding VOC family protein; this translates as MKLSMNWVTLRVRDLEASLDFYNRILGLPIDRRFESRGKQIVMLGTVGQPKIELIQGSDPALKPECGVSFGFEVASLDEAIEYLNSQGIPVARGPITPNPHLRFFYILDPDGFEVQLAEHS
- a CDS encoding FMN-binding protein, whose protein sequence is MNVARSKRKISLWMVILIILGVIVVIVWGGILLSAPGRREVQKLTIDVIDFQKLRDGTYVGEYIGTKDHFRDTKVRATISEGQILDIKILKGALDKNGNSLKLKGGISIGDLFRHVIESQSLQVDVISGATLTSKAHLKALENALEQAKTK
- a CDS encoding histidine kinase — protein: MFKKLRLQHKLFLIIMVVFLALLLSFMLYLNSYLRSTLLNTELAGLIPTTQKVSDQVDTLYKQIDYAALGFTSNQENLEVMVNLSSNNSKLIDDSYVAFSKMAHNLNAIYNVVSDLYKVVVFIPEKNIFYSYFRSENLVKTLPEIYSNTSQSSKLFRTDQLFTAFEPHPDIWSTSPENVISIVRKFRTAYNTDFGMVEIQLPYKSLQKITTVDKQTSDKQVLIFNESGTLIYPLQYESNKKNSKMIQQLSQRIAQNTLGNGSIKLNNESNLISAHTSDYLHWTTVIVDNGDLLQQNLEHYRKRLLLVGLIILITVLLIYYVAIRKLMSPLLMLTKSIRSVNMNNLTFNTPMDDSHGFDEVMILHRSFELMLERLRSSINTEYESRIRNIEANYSALQAQINPHFLYNTLNVIAIHCEETDSLVAADMCYRLSEMMRYSGSSSSTIVRLADELKYCDYYLELLKLHYDESLFNEIHIPDEMLDLRLPKLSLQPFVENAVNHGFDKKLPPWNIRIVGHYEHATSWSICIDDNGNGIDQDKLEELRGKIALYKDNFIEGKLLANLQVSGMGTLNTYARLLTQFGESFYFDISNGEQQGYRIEFGVQPSLSEGAVTA